A DNA window from Streptomyces sp. 71268 contains the following coding sequences:
- a CDS encoding DUF4253 domain-containing protein, translating into MTTHATPPNPLHILAADPTGRSLGLDFDLPPGTLHRLTLDGLWHEPLLWRATEPATEDSWGRLLPALKAAGLRPVLLGGERESDGDQPWNEELGPDLASDPDDYEAGALLAEWWADNTAPVEDEEDAAGADRRGAAVVDGDVERADGLEPDADEELADGAAEGPWRAGRAPGQPAREGGAELDDAVALAPYGTAWPGLAPACPAVVDPDERAAEVAAALVEYDILTAPRIALVPAERSADVLAAIGWLGPLNYDEDAAPFSAVLRSWEDRFGIRVVALEFDVLHVSVPHPPRTLEEALPIAAEHFAFCPDNIWQDSETLERYAREHLVGKHNWSFWWD; encoded by the coding sequence GTGACCACGCACGCGACACCCCCGAACCCCCTCCACATCCTGGCCGCCGACCCCACGGGACGCTCCCTGGGACTCGACTTCGACCTGCCGCCGGGCACCCTGCACCGGCTCACCCTCGACGGCCTGTGGCACGAGCCGCTGCTGTGGCGCGCCACCGAGCCGGCCACGGAGGACTCGTGGGGACGGCTGCTGCCCGCGCTGAAGGCGGCCGGGTTGCGCCCGGTGCTGCTCGGCGGGGAGCGCGAGAGCGATGGCGACCAGCCGTGGAACGAGGAGTTGGGCCCGGACCTGGCGTCCGACCCGGACGACTACGAGGCCGGCGCGCTGCTGGCCGAGTGGTGGGCCGACAACACCGCCCCGGTGGAGGACGAGGAGGACGCCGCCGGCGCTGACCGGCGGGGCGCCGCCGTGGTCGACGGGGACGTTGAGCGGGCGGACGGACTGGAGCCCGACGCGGACGAGGAGTTGGCGGACGGCGCGGCCGAGGGTCCCTGGCGCGCGGGGCGCGCCCCGGGGCAGCCGGCGCGCGAGGGCGGCGCGGAGCTGGACGACGCCGTGGCGCTCGCTCCGTACGGCACCGCGTGGCCCGGCCTCGCGCCGGCCTGCCCGGCCGTGGTGGACCCGGACGAGCGCGCCGCCGAGGTGGCCGCCGCCCTGGTGGAGTACGACATCCTCACCGCGCCCCGGATAGCCCTGGTGCCGGCCGAGCGCAGCGCGGACGTCCTCGCGGCGATCGGCTGGCTCGGCCCGCTGAACTACGACGAGGACGCGGCCCCGTTCTCCGCCGTGCTGCGCTCCTGGGAGGACCGGTTCGGGATACGCGTGGTGGCGCTGGAGTTCGACGTGCTGCACGTGTCGGTGCCCCACCCGCCCCGCACCCTGGAGGAGGCGCTGCCGATCGCCGCCGAGCACTTCGCGTTCTGCCCGGACAACATCTGGCAGGACAGCGAGACCCTGGAGCGGTACGCGCGGGAGCACCTGGTGGGCAAGCACAACTGGTCGTTCTGGTGGGACTGA